Proteins found in one Mucilaginibacter inviolabilis genomic segment:
- the recA gene encoding recombinase RecA, producing the protein MSNTDKLKALQLTLDKLEKSYGKGTIMKLGDSVIEPTEVISTGSLGLDIALGVGGLPKGRVIEIYGPESSGKTTLAIHAIAESQKKGGIAAFIDAEHAFDRFYAKKLGVDVENLLISQPDNGEQALEIADNLIRSGAIDILVVDSVAALVPKAEIEGEMGDSKMGLHARLMSQALRKLTGTISKTGCCCIFINQLRDKIGVMFGNPETTTGGNALKFYASVRLDVRRISQIKDTDEVSGNRVKVKIVKNKVAPPFRVAEFDIMFGEGISKAGEIIDLGVEYNIIKKAGSWFSYGETRLGQGRDAVKQLILDNPELQEELETKIKETVTGESLVEE; encoded by the coding sequence ATGAGCAATACAGATAAATTGAAGGCATTACAGCTTACTTTAGATAAGCTGGAAAAATCATACGGAAAAGGCACCATCATGAAATTAGGTGATTCCGTTATTGAACCTACAGAAGTTATATCAACCGGCTCTTTAGGCCTGGATATCGCGTTAGGTGTTGGCGGCTTACCTAAAGGAAGGGTTATTGAAATATATGGACCAGAATCATCAGGTAAAACCACACTGGCTATACATGCTATTGCTGAGTCGCAGAAAAAAGGTGGTATTGCCGCGTTTATTGATGCTGAGCATGCTTTCGATCGTTTTTACGCTAAGAAATTAGGTGTTGACGTAGAGAATCTGCTAATATCCCAGCCAGATAATGGTGAGCAGGCATTAGAAATTGCTGATAACCTGATTCGCTCGGGTGCTATAGATATTCTGGTGGTCGACTCTGTTGCAGCGTTGGTCCCCAAAGCGGAGATCGAAGGCGAAATGGGCGACTCCAAAATGGGCTTACACGCACGTTTAATGTCGCAGGCTTTGCGTAAATTAACAGGTACTATCAGCAAAACCGGATGCTGCTGTATATTTATCAACCAATTGCGCGATAAGATTGGTGTAATGTTTGGTAACCCGGAAACCACTACCGGTGGTAATGCCCTGAAATTTTATGCTTCGGTACGTTTGGATGTACGCCGTATATCACAAATTAAAGATACCGATGAGGTTTCTGGTAACCGTGTTAAAGTGAAGATCGTTAAAAATAAAGTTGCTCCTCCGTTCCGCGTAGCAGAGTTTGATATCATGTTCGGTGAAGGTATTTCAAAAGCCGGCGAGATCATCGACCTGGGGGTTGAATACAACATCATTAAAAAAGCTGGTTCATGGTTTAGCTATGGCGAAACCCGTTTAGGTCAGGGTCGCGATGCAGTTAAGCAATTGATTCTGGATAATCCTGA
- a CDS encoding RNA polymerase sigma factor codes for MDFQLKSDQDLIHLYIAGDEAGLVELIRRYQTKIYTSIYLLVKDEYLAEDIFQDTFIKVINTLKAGKYNEEGKFLPWVTRIAHNLVIDHFRREKRAPMISNGDDFDIFEVLGNYDESTEDRMVREQTHKDLKTLIQLLPSEQKEVLIMRHFGDMSFKEIADITEVSINTALGRMRYALNNLRKMMQSKELSLKN; via the coding sequence ATGGATTTTCAATTGAAAAGTGATCAGGATCTAATCCATCTATACATTGCCGGTGACGAAGCTGGACTAGTGGAATTGATCAGACGATATCAGACCAAAATATATACCTCTATTTACCTGCTTGTAAAAGACGAGTATCTGGCCGAGGATATTTTTCAGGATACCTTTATAAAAGTTATCAATACACTGAAAGCTGGAAAGTATAACGAAGAGGGTAAGTTTTTACCCTGGGTAACCCGAATTGCCCATAACTTGGTTATTGACCACTTCCGTCGTGAAAAACGCGCGCCTATGATTAGCAATGGCGACGATTTTGATATTTTTGAAGTATTGGGTAATTATGATGAAAGCACCGAAGACCGTATGGTACGTGAGCAAACCCATAAAGATCTTAAAACCCTGATACAATTGTTACCTTCTGAGCAAAAAGAAGTATTGATCATGCGCCATTTTGGCGATATGAGCTTTAAAGAAATTGCTGATATTACCGAAGTTAGCATCAACACGGCATTGGGCCGGATGCGATATGCACTCAATAACCTCCGCAAAATGATGCAGAGTAAAGAGTTGAGTTTAAAAAATTAA
- the nth gene encoding endonuclease III — protein sequence MLKAERYRHFVEYFSKNQPNPVTELHYDNPFQLLVAVILSAQCTDKRINQVTPKLFERFPTPEDLAASTPEEVFTYIRSVSYPNNKAKHLVGMGKMLVDVFNSEVPAGIENLQKMPGVGRKTANVIASVIFEEPAMAVDTHVFRVSNRIGLTHNATTPLAVEKQLIKHIPKEYIGVAHHWLILHGRYICLARSPKCEICPLTWFCKYYEHNNTETALLKAEAAKVKKAKEAKKKKALNTIAKELKKRSVDKDI from the coding sequence ATGCTTAAGGCCGAACGTTACCGCCATTTTGTTGAATATTTTTCAAAAAACCAACCCAATCCCGTTACCGAGCTGCATTACGATAATCCTTTTCAACTATTGGTAGCCGTGATCCTGTCGGCACAGTGTACAGATAAGCGCATTAACCAGGTTACCCCAAAGTTATTTGAGCGTTTTCCCACGCCCGAAGATCTGGCGGCATCAACTCCTGAAGAGGTTTTTACTTATATACGGAGTGTTAGTTACCCTAATAATAAAGCCAAACATTTAGTTGGGATGGGTAAAATGCTGGTAGATGTTTTTAACAGTGAGGTGCCTGCCGGTATCGAAAACCTGCAAAAAATGCCGGGTGTTGGTCGTAAAACCGCCAATGTTATTGCATCTGTAATTTTCGAAGAGCCGGCTATGGCTGTAGATACGCATGTGTTCAGGGTATCCAACAGGATCGGCCTTACCCATAATGCAACCACACCGCTGGCTGTTGAAAAACAGCTGATCAAGCACATCCCGAAAGAATATATAGGTGTTGCCCATCACTGGCTCATATTACATGGCCGGTATATTTGTTTGGCACGAAGTCCTAAGTGCGAGATATGCCCGCTAACCTGGTTCTGTAAATATTATGAACATAACAATACCGAAACCGCCTTACTAAAAGCTGAAGCTGCTAAGGTCAAAAAAGCCAAAGAAGCCAAAAAGAAAAAAGCGTTGAATACCATTGCGAAGGAATTGAAGAAGCGCAGTGTGGATAAAGATATTTGA